A window of Haliscomenobacter hydrossis DSM 1100 contains these coding sequences:
- a CDS encoding DUF6920 family protein has protein sequence MNILSYLPEISYLILSLLVLDLLGSGLFRLIVRPRAKRYWEAAEEPLLPQKLAQNQFPPQWLQYLEKSGATKAEPSGKVRLRMKGVVRTKPSGKWHPSECKAFFTSKPLTMVWYADITRAFLVSIKATEQFAQGQGFSTRWILSTFPYRWKSVGLPQSMAQRNAFYNLAAAVWQPQWWWFYALDWRETADDLLPFTCTIDDQVFFLKAQFNPAHQLTELSHWQENWQEINTKLVFSDYQMVQEQSIPLQVEVLEKDANGLLFVHIDLQVTDVVQKGPYAWW, from the coding sequence ATGAATATCTTATCCTACCTGCCCGAGATTTCATACCTCATTCTAAGCCTGCTGGTATTGGACTTACTAGGCAGCGGCCTGTTCCGTTTGATCGTGCGGCCGCGTGCTAAGCGCTATTGGGAAGCTGCTGAAGAGCCTTTACTTCCGCAAAAATTGGCACAAAATCAATTTCCCCCACAGTGGCTACAATACCTTGAAAAAAGTGGAGCCACCAAGGCGGAGCCTTCCGGCAAAGTACGCCTCCGCATGAAAGGGGTAGTTCGGACCAAGCCTTCTGGCAAATGGCACCCCTCTGAGTGCAAAGCGTTTTTTACCAGCAAGCCTTTGACGATGGTTTGGTACGCGGACATCACGCGGGCTTTTTTGGTTTCCATCAAAGCCACCGAGCAGTTTGCGCAGGGTCAGGGGTTCAGCACCCGCTGGATTTTGTCAACATTTCCTTACCGTTGGAAATCAGTTGGCCTTCCACAATCAATGGCTCAGCGCAATGCTTTTTATAACTTGGCGGCAGCAGTTTGGCAGCCTCAATGGTGGTGGTTTTATGCCCTGGATTGGCGCGAAACAGCAGATGATTTACTTCCTTTCACCTGTACAATTGATGATCAAGTCTTCTTTTTAAAAGCGCAGTTCAACCCCGCTCATCAGCTCACCGAATTGAGTCATTGGCAGGAAAATTGGCAGGAGATTAACACAAAATTGGTCTTCAGTGATTACCAAATGGTGCAAGAACAATCAATCCCTTTACAAGTGGAAGTGCTCGAAAAAGATGCCAACGGGCTGTTGTTTGTACACATCGACTTACAGGTAACAGACGTAGTGCAAAAAGGGCCCTATGCGTGGTGGTAG